The nucleotide sequence AACCATGGGCAAAGACTCACGCATGAACACACATGTGCACGCCCTCActgacacacgcacacacactggCCAGAGAGCCAGCTGGGGGGCTGTAGTGTGCCCAGAGAAGGAGCTGTTGCAGCCCTACAGGGTCAGCTGTCTCCTTGCTTCTGTCTCCTTGCCCACCCCAAGGTCACAGTGGTCACACTCTGGGACTCTGGGCATGGTGCATTTATTCAGGTTTGAGAGTGGAGGAGGGCAGAGCTCACGCAGCTGTGAGGCAGGTCCGGGCTGGGCAGAAGCTACTTCATCCTTCAACAGACGCTGGCATGGGGTGACCAGTCTGGTGGGGGAGATGGAGTCGGGATGGGAGCAGgggacagagcccaggaggaAGCAAGGGAGGGCACAAAGGAGGGGCAAGTGGCTTTGggtgaggagaaggagggagaaaggggaccAGCATCGGGTCTAGGGGAAGGGGGTGGtgagggaggctgagaaggggcaGAAGATGTGACCCACAGCGGCTGCCCTGCCAACAGTCCCAGGTCCTCAGGAAGCCCCTCACCTGGCCCTGTCTGTCCCCATGCCCAGACTCACTGCAGACCCAGGAGGCCTGGCATAGCGAGCGTGCAGGTGCGTACAGGTGTGTGCAGACCAGCACGTGTGACTGTGCATGGGTAGGCAGCATGTGTGCAAGTGTGAATGGCATGTGCGTGAGGTGTTCACACGTGGAAGCATGTGCTAGTGTGTACATGTTTGCTCATGTGTGAGTACGTGTGCATGTAGTTATGTACATGTAAAGGAGCAGAGGCAGGAATCAGAAGGgtatggtgggcacccctccaggaagaggaggggctcAGGCTGACCTCGCCCTCCCACAGGAAGAGTCAGGCCTTGAGGGCTGAGGTTCTCTGagtggccaggctggggctgccACCCAGGGCAGGCTGCTGAGGTCCAGGGCACCTCCTGGGATGAGTCCAAGCTCCTTGTGAGTAGGGATGGGTGAAGGGAGGAGGTGGCCCAGGACAGGGgatctggggtgggaggaggcggcCCAGGACAGGGGACCCGGGACAGGAGGAGGCGGCCCGGGACAGGGGACCCGGGGCGGGAGGAGGCGGCCCAGGACAGGGGACCCGGGGCGGGAGGAGGTGGCTCAGAGCCTGGGTTGAGGGCAGGGACCCAGGAGCCTTGAGACCCCTGAGTGCAGGCTGGGACTGAGCTCCCTGGGCAGACACTGAGTCCAGCCCCTCTAGGGTCAACCAAACTCACTCCTGCGGGCCCCGTGCCTAATGCCCAGCATGCCCGCAGGCGAGCCACGTTACCAGTCACATCTGGGAAGACAATGTTGTCATCCGAGAGGCCCTGAGCTCTGCTCAGGCAGAAAAACTGGTCCAGTGTCCCGGGAGGCAGCAACCAGTTCCTGCCTGCAGCCCAGGGAGCCCAGCGTGGGTCTGGGCACTTGGCAAGGGGTTGGGGGCTGGGTAGGTGGGAGATTGAACTATCTGTGCCCCCAAGTCACTCCAGGCGGGGTGGGGAGGCAGGGTCTGACCCGAAGCCCAGAAGGAGGTGCCTCCAGGGCCACACACAggcccagggtggggtggggggctcaCTCAGCAGGCTGATCCTGAGGACGGCCAGCTTGCTCGTGTGTCTCCGGGACAGCATCAGGGCGAACTGGGTGTAGTCACTGTTCACCACCCGGGTCTCCTCTCTGTCTGCCCCAGGCCCTGAGGGGGCACAGACGTCACATCCCTGTGGGTCCGCACCCCGCCTCTCCCTCCTGTGACTGGCTTACCCACACCGTGGTCCACCGTGAACTGCCCGGGCTGGGCTGCTGGTATCAGCACATAAGACCACGTGTCACAGTGCTGGCCTCTGTGGGAGGGGACGGGTGGAGGCGGAAGACTCCGGAAGCTGGCAGTTCCATGCCAAGGTGGGCCCCCCAGGAGATTTCAGCCGCTCATTCAGAGGGACCCATGGCGGGAGTGGCCAAGCCTCATGAGTGGAGATAGTgtcccactatgttgctcaggctggtctcaaactcctgagttaagtgatccttctgcctctgc is from Macaca mulatta isolate MMU2019108-1 chromosome 15, T2T-MMU8v2.0, whole genome shotgun sequence and encodes:
- the LCN12 gene encoding epididymal-specific lipocalin-12 isoform X1; this translates as MRLPCGLWLWLSLLKVLQGQTPSPPTLPPPMQSFQGNQFQGEWFVLGLAGNSFRPEHRALLNPFTATFELSDDGRFEVWNAMTRGQHCDTWSYVLIPAAQPGQFTVDHGVGPGADREETRVVNSDYTQFALMLSRRHTSKLAVLRISLLSRNWLLPPGTLDQFFCLSRAQGLSDDNIVFPDVTGGALDLSSLPWVAAPAWPLREPQPSRPDSSCGRARLVTPCQRLLKDEVASAQPGPASQLRELCPPPLSNLNKCTMPRVPECDHCDLGVGKETEARRQLTL
- the LCN12 gene encoding epididymal-specific lipocalin-12 precursor (The RefSeq protein has 2 substitutions compared to this genomic sequence), which encodes MRLPCGLWLWLSLLKVLQGQTPSPPTLPPPMQSFQGNQFQGEWFVLGLAGNSFRPEHRALLNPFTATFELSDDGRFEVWNAMTRGQHCDTWSYVLIPAAQPGQFTVDHGVGPGADREETRVVNSDYTQFALMLSRRHTSKLAVLRISLLSRNWLLPPGTLDQFFCLSRAQGLSDDNIVFPDVTEWSPHTSVC